A single Nostoc sp. GT001 DNA region contains:
- a CDS encoding J domain-containing protein, whose amino-acid sequence MPRKTTVPSQSIQVTPLALSQLHIRLEFLEKQHQSLLKQIKKKRTELKNFVEQMRSFGAEFLTKATPLFQRMAELDREIHTLFDEIFTTRKLGKQTLKKIEAVYWNLQVAGVISVNPNSKHLDTELDNPFDNEDENATRDFSEETTSKHYQNWQSQQLIESPSVARTDEQRKIRQTFLKLAEIFHPDKARDSETQKYHTEIMKEINKAYQDGDLARLLEIERSQQAGEIIDRNSEDDLTRRCRTLEQQNQILLAQYEKLKQELRLTKNTPEGTMVADSRKATKKGIDPMTDMVETIDSQISVISDIRDFVQGFKEKKITIQDFLDGPVSLRSTDESIMEDILEQMLSELMK is encoded by the coding sequence ATGCCTCGAAAAACTACAGTTCCATCGCAATCAATTCAAGTAACTCCGCTAGCTCTGTCTCAATTACATATCCGCTTAGAGTTTCTAGAAAAACAACATCAATCACTACTCAAACAGATTAAGAAAAAGCGCACAGAACTGAAGAACTTTGTCGAACAGATGCGTTCTTTTGGTGCGGAATTTCTTACTAAAGCTACTCCACTATTCCAAAGAATGGCTGAGTTAGATCGGGAAATCCATACTCTGTTTGATGAAATTTTTACTACTAGAAAGCTTGGTAAACAAACCCTCAAAAAGATAGAAGCAGTTTACTGGAATCTACAGGTGGCAGGAGTCATCAGTGTAAACCCCAATAGTAAACATTTAGATACAGAGTTAGACAACCCGTTTGATAATGAAGATGAAAATGCAACTAGAGATTTTTCAGAGGAAACTACTTCAAAACACTACCAAAATTGGCAATCACAACAGCTTATAGAATCTCCCTCCGTAGCTAGAACAGATGAGCAAAGAAAAATTCGTCAAACATTTCTGAAGTTGGCTGAAATCTTTCACCCTGACAAAGCTAGAGACAGCGAAACACAGAAATATCATACAGAAATCATGAAAGAAATCAATAAAGCTTACCAAGATGGGGATTTAGCAAGACTTCTTGAAATTGAGCGAAGTCAACAAGCGGGAGAAATTATTGATCGCAATAGCGAAGATGATTTAACTCGACGATGCCGAACTCTAGAACAACAAAATCAAATTCTCCTCGCTCAATACGAAAAGTTAAAGCAGGAACTGCGTTTGACAAAAAATACTCCCGAAGGAACGATGGTTGCTGATTCTCGAAAAGCTACTAAAAAAGGCATTGACCCTATGACTGATATGGTAGAAACAATTGACAGTCAAATTAGCGTTATTTCTGATATTCGAGATTTTGTTCAAGGCTTTAAAGAAAAGAAAATCACTATTCAAGATTTTCTTGATGGCCCAGTTTCTTTGCGCTCCACAGACGAGTCAATTATGGAAGATATTCTTGAGCAAATGTTGTCAGAGTTAATGAAATAG
- a CDS encoding ParM/StbA family protein yields the protein MNKKNNSKDYTKVAITIDLGTSFQKGIAQIYPDGVPIVLAMEPEIADLGVESIEYLSNQLVQDTTVWIGIGSEYYVLGALAKSMFAGTSAIRDLKYQYALPKVAAMLWLAIRRLGVKNPDIELYVHLLLPVGEASDGQTLRAKLAQNLKTGIITPTGRLKAKLRSFDVSPEGAGIMAYRSRNVNINYFQKSIGMLMLGYRNASFILSHKGNAIKAESTDLGMNWVVHQFVERTAVGLSKDDLRLISALAETTNNNFDALRFLSRKTRIEEINADVELFCRILPIVRKEYCRALWRWLRNIAQMDEILVCGGTASFVRQELTEHFDGEGIPICWNGGMELPKYLDTMGLGDRIADAWASHISHIKFLDHELSYDRQDKPLVPDYYVQPFKSSKPDMEIWQRNGYITTSLGI from the coding sequence ATGAATAAAAAGAATAATTCTAAAGACTACACAAAAGTTGCGATAACGATTGATTTAGGGACAAGTTTTCAGAAGGGGATAGCACAGATTTATCCAGATGGGGTTCCAATAGTTTTAGCAATGGAACCAGAAATAGCGGATTTAGGGGTAGAGTCAATAGAATATTTGTCAAATCAACTCGTACAAGATACGACGGTGTGGATAGGAATTGGGTCAGAATACTATGTCCTGGGAGCATTAGCCAAAAGTATGTTCGCGGGGACATCAGCTATTAGAGATTTAAAGTATCAATATGCCTTACCGAAAGTAGCAGCTATGTTATGGTTGGCAATTCGGCGGCTGGGAGTGAAAAACCCAGATATAGAGCTATATGTACATTTGTTGTTGCCAGTGGGAGAAGCGTCGGATGGGCAAACGCTCAGAGCAAAACTAGCACAGAACTTAAAAACAGGAATAATCACGCCAACAGGGAGGTTAAAAGCAAAACTGCGTAGCTTTGATGTCAGTCCAGAAGGGGCGGGTATCATGGCATATCGCAGTCGCAACGTCAACATAAACTATTTCCAAAAGAGTATAGGAATGCTGATGTTAGGCTATCGTAATGCCAGTTTTATTTTGTCGCACAAGGGGAATGCAATAAAAGCTGAATCTACAGATTTAGGGATGAATTGGGTGGTGCATCAGTTTGTAGAACGTACTGCTGTAGGTTTATCAAAAGATGACTTACGCCTAATTTCAGCTTTAGCCGAAACCACGAATAACAATTTTGATGCACTGCGGTTTCTATCACGCAAAACCAGAATCGAAGAAATCAATGCTGATGTAGAGTTGTTTTGTCGGATTTTACCGATAGTTCGCAAAGAGTACTGCCGTGCTTTATGGCGCTGGTTGAGAAATATTGCTCAAATGGATGAAATCTTAGTTTGTGGTGGGACAGCATCCTTTGTACGCCAAGAGCTAACCGAACATTTTGATGGTGAAGGCATCCCCATTTGTTGGAATGGCGGAATGGAACTACCTAAATATTTAGACACAATGGGATTAGGTGATAGGATAGCCGATGCTTGGGCATCCCATATTAGCCATATCAAGTTTTTGGATCATGAATTGAGCTATGACCGCCAAGACAAACCCCTAGTTCCTGATTATTATGTTCAACCATTCAAGAGTTCTAAACCAGACATGGAGATTTGGCAAAGGAACGGTTATATCACTACAAGTCTTGGGATTTAG
- a CDS encoding transposase — protein MSDILSLLQCLLPQINATTMRQLNQIILAMLAMSGRVTMLGISRWAGIGGSYRTMLRFFHTVIPWATLFWLFFRKHLFRANEVYLLAGDEVVVSKSGKKTYGLDRFFSSLANKPISGLSFFVLSLVSVEQRHSFPIQIEQVIKKDTQTKSTSTIEKPNKKEKRGRGRPKGSKNKNKKEVILTSELILIQKMIGSLFKLLANSISLTYLVVDGHFGNNNALQMARLVNLQIISKLRHDSALYFPYENPDSSKRSRRKYGDKLDYRNIPDKYLCKSAIEDDIQTDIYQATLIHKEFAQALNVVILVKTNLKTNACSHVIIFSSDLTLSFEKIIDYYKLRFQIEFNFRDAKQFWGLEDFMNLSQTAVTNASNLAFFMVNLSHHLLADFQQLNPGSGIIDLKAYHRGFRYVREMLKMLPEIPEPILLTQIFAKLTSLGRIHPVSTGVEPS, from the coding sequence ATGTCCGATATCTTATCACTGCTACAATGCTTGCTACCGCAGATAAACGCTACGACGATGCGGCAATTGAACCAGATAATCCTGGCTATGTTAGCGATGAGCGGACGAGTCACGATGTTGGGAATTTCCCGTTGGGCAGGCATTGGTGGTAGTTATCGGACGATGTTGCGGTTTTTTCATACAGTAATACCTTGGGCTACATTGTTTTGGCTATTTTTCCGCAAGCATTTGTTCCGTGCGAATGAGGTATATTTGCTTGCAGGAGATGAAGTTGTAGTCAGTAAATCGGGTAAAAAGACTTATGGATTAGATAGATTCTTTTCTAGCCTAGCCAATAAACCGATATCAGGATTATCTTTCTTTGTATTATCATTAGTGAGTGTTGAACAGAGGCACTCGTTTCCGATTCAGATAGAACAGGTAATAAAGAAAGATACTCAAACAAAAAGTACCTCGACAATCGAAAAACCAAACAAAAAAGAAAAGCGTGGGCGTGGACGACCAAAAGGAAGTAAAAACAAAAATAAAAAGGAAGTGATATTAACATCTGAATTAATACTAATTCAGAAAATGATTGGTTCACTATTCAAGTTATTAGCTAACTCTATTTCCCTCACCTACTTGGTAGTAGATGGTCATTTTGGTAACAACAATGCTTTGCAGATGGCACGTCTTGTCAACTTGCAGATAATTTCCAAATTGCGCCATGATTCAGCATTATACTTCCCTTATGAAAATCCTGACTCCAGTAAGCGCTCTCGTCGTAAATACGGTGATAAGCTAGACTATCGTAATATACCTGACAAATACTTATGTAAAAGTGCTATTGAGGATGATATTCAAACTGATATTTATCAAGCCACTCTTATTCACAAAGAATTTGCCCAAGCTCTCAATGTAGTGATTTTGGTCAAAACCAATCTTAAAACTAATGCTTGCAGCCATGTAATTATTTTTTCTAGCGACCTAACTCTGTCATTTGAAAAAATTATCGACTATTACAAACTCCGTTTCCAAATCGAGTTTAATTTTAGGGATGCCAAGCAGTTTTGGGGATTGGAAGATTTTATGAACCTGAGCCAAACTGCCGTGACTAATGCTTCTAATTTAGCATTTTTTATGGTCAATTTATCCCACCATCTTCTCGCTGATTTCCAGCAACTCAATCCCGGTTCTGGCATTATTGACCTTAAGGCTTACCATCGTGGTTTTCGATATGTTCGTGAAATGTTAAAAATGCTTCCCGAAATCCCTGAGCCTATTTTATTAACCCAGATTTTTGCCAAGCTTACTTCTTTAGGACGTATTCATCCCGTTTCCACTGGCGTTGAACCCTCGTAA
- the mobV gene encoding MobV family relaxase: MAYAIARLKKLKRGNISGSASHTARERETPNADPTQKNIRFIGSLAPEERLEDLVLAKIGDSEQKRKIRTDAVYCVELLLSASPSYFRPDCPTQAGYYEPQKLDNWLEATHQWLADEYGNRIVRAELHLDEATPHIHAYFVPLDDQGQLRCNHFFDGRQKIQQFQDSYYQTMRLIGLERGIKGSRAKHQDIKDFYRIVEEGRDLEVDELSAEHLLAKAADRDRANQRKEEMEATAKALSLENDQLRRRIEQLEQDNQSIKKVTEWSTDLALDDVAWELGLWRKGNEWVGGNHIINIDASQFTDFSNGSSLGGNSAIDLVKHVNQCNQTTAIAWLGERFGEVGAKRAAIAHAQKVTALIIQTQPAPQFTPPVEDKANWSGVEHYLTQKRGIPSDCVQMLHNQGLVYADSKANVVFVMRDLNGKTKGAFLEGTANKFSGYELGTVRRDSWFYFTLGKKPSEQTSTVVLSFSPIDAISVAMLEYQVKGIPETIPLPIYEGSTPVETG; this comes from the coding sequence ATGGCATACGCGATCGCGCGATTAAAAAAATTAAAGCGGGGTAACATATCAGGGAGTGCATCTCACACTGCACGAGAAAGAGAAACCCCTAATGCAGATCCCACTCAAAAAAATATTCGGTTCATCGGTAGCCTCGCCCCAGAAGAACGACTAGAGGATTTAGTCTTAGCTAAGATAGGGGACTCGGAGCAGAAGCGGAAGATTCGCACTGATGCGGTGTACTGCGTGGAGTTACTGTTGAGTGCATCGCCCAGTTATTTCCGTCCCGACTGCCCCACCCAAGCTGGTTACTATGAACCCCAAAAGTTGGATAACTGGCTAGAAGCGACTCACCAGTGGTTAGCGGATGAATATGGCAATCGCATTGTCCGCGCCGAGTTACACCTGGACGAAGCCACCCCCCATATTCACGCTTACTTTGTCCCCCTTGATGATCAAGGACAGCTACGGTGCAATCATTTCTTTGACGGGCGGCAGAAAATCCAACAATTTCAAGATTCTTACTACCAGACAATGCGGTTAATTGGGTTGGAGCGCGGTATTAAAGGAAGCAGAGCAAAGCACCAGGACATCAAAGATTTTTACCGCATAGTGGAGGAGGGGCGGGATTTAGAAGTTGATGAGCTAAGTGCAGAACATCTTTTAGCCAAAGCTGCCGACCGAGACAGAGCGAATCAACGTAAGGAAGAGATGGAAGCTACAGCCAAAGCTCTCTCACTTGAGAATGACCAATTACGGCGGCGGATAGAGCAATTGGAGCAAGATAATCAATCAATAAAAAAAGTTACCGAATGGTCAACTGATTTAGCTTTGGATGATGTTGCTTGGGAGTTGGGACTGTGGCGTAAAGGGAATGAATGGGTAGGAGGAAACCACATCATTAATATAGATGCCTCTCAATTTACTGACTTTAGCAATGGTTCTTCGTTAGGGGGTAACAGTGCTATTGATTTAGTCAAGCATGTTAATCAATGCAACCAAACAACTGCGATCGCATGGCTGGGGGAAAGATTTGGTGAAGTCGGCGCAAAACGTGCTGCGATCGCTCATGCTCAAAAAGTTACGGCTCTTATTATCCAAACTCAACCAGCACCCCAATTCACCCCACCTGTTGAGGATAAAGCTAATTGGTCAGGTGTTGAACATTACCTAACTCAGAAACGAGGCATACCCTCTGATTGCGTACAAATGTTACATAACCAAGGACTAGTTTATGCCGACTCAAAAGCAAATGTAGTGTTTGTGATGCGGGATCTCAACGGAAAGACCAAAGGGGCTTTCTTAGAAGGGACAGCTAATAAATTCTCTGGTTATGAGTTAGGTACTGTTCGCCGTGATAGCTGGTTTTACTTTACTTTGGGGAAAAAGCCTAGCGAACAAACTAGTACTGTCGTGCTGTCTTTTTCTCCCATTGATGCCATTTCAGTAGCCATGCTGGAATATCAAGTTAAAGGAATACCAGAAACAATACCTCTGCCAATTTACGAGGGTTCAACGCCAGTGGAAACGGGATGA